The sequence TGGCAAGGTTGTTTATTAAGCCTGGAGAATTAGGCTTTACCTctcttaaagaatttttttgatatgaaatctttGTGGGAGGATGAGACCCAATTTCAGGGGTTGAGCTCTATAAAGGCATTGATGATTCAACATTGTGACAGACTAGCATCTCTATCAGAGATGAGATATTTAACAGCTTTCTGAGTATTTGATGGTTGTCCAGAGTTTGAACTCTCCCAATTGGAGGATTTTCGGAACCTCACTTCCCTTCAAGAACTACATATTGTATCACCACCTAAGTTGATGATTTCTTTGCCAGAGAACTTAAAACATGTTACACTGCCGCAACATCTACAAATCTTTGGTTGGGGTCGTCTCTTGGAGTTGAAGAGGAGGTGATGCATTCAATAGGAAACAAGCATTTTTAAGGAAAAACCTATTGGTGTTTGGAAAACAGAGTATAATGATTCTACATCCTAATCCTCACTATATGTTGGATCCAGTTTTATAAGTTATGCTATATATGTCTTTACATGCACTTGAGCAAGACGGTGTTAATAGGGTTAAGTGTTTTGAATTGAATGTAAGGTTTATTTCATGTTTTGGGGAAGACCTTGGGTTTTATGTTCTTGGGGCTCAGTGCTCTGCTTCTTCAAGGTCTCCATGTTGGGCTGTTTAAGTTCTTGCCTTGGATGTGACATTGCCCAAAAAGCTATGCAAACCTTATGTACTTAATGTAGTATCTATGTAATGTTAAGCTAATGGGAACAATGCCTCATCACATCTTTGGCAAGATAAGCTTTATCTTAATGGTCCACAAAATTTTTCATTGTGACAGAAGGATGTAAAAATTAGAACTATTAGATAATGTAaacattgattttttatttttttttactaacattttCTCTCCCCCAAGTCTTTCCCCCTATTGAAAATACCACTTTCTAGCCTAGAATCTGAGTTACAATCATCAGTCTACCCTTACATTTGAGGCAATGTTTTGGTTATTGATTCATATTTACTGAGGATTATAGAATTCAGAAGAAACTGTTAGTTCATCTCTGGATGGTTAATGTTTTTAttccatctaaaggcaatatgGAACTGGAAGATGTTcgagatgaaatttttaaagagttGCTATGGAGGTCTTTCTACCAAgatagagaaaaatatgatgAAGGCAATGGGATAAAAGATTCCCATTGCTAGAATGCCTACACTTGCACAACATGCTAAATCTGGAAGAATTAGTGTTGTTGAATGTTCCATAAGGAAGAGAAGTACTCCCTTGCCTTGTGTGATGAaaattttgagggttcttaaaGATTTGGTGGAATACATAAGCACCGatataaagaaaattttaaaatttttcatcaACCTAAATATAATTAGGGACGTAAATAGATTGAATGCGAATTGGATTTGATCAGATTTGGATAGCCCTATACAGATATGGCTGTaattcaaattcagatttttcacTATCCGTTTATATCTCTGACTGGTGTAACTCGACCTTGCTCCCCTAACATATATGATTCATTCTCAATCCATGTCTCTCTGTTGTCTCGACTATTTTCCCATTCTCTAAAATCTATTGAATCtttaagaaccctcaaaattatttaatatttgtTGACGCAATACCGTGGATGTTGGGGTCGACTCTTGGAGTTGAAGAGAAGGTGATGTATTCGAAAAAAAAACAAGTAGTTTCTAAGGTATGACTTCTCTGCAATTTGCCACAATTcaatttataattataataataatttatttactttgtaGCTTATGTCCTCTTCggttggaatttatttttatttttttgttctttctaatgaaatattattttcaattaaaaataaaacaaattaatgaTGAAACTTCATAGGAACCAAAAATTTTAATCTCAAATTGGCATACATGGTCCAATGGTATAGTACGAATGTTACGATATGGTGATCAAGCGGTCAAAACAACCGTTCGACTTTTTTAGGGTAAGGTTACGTAGTTCTCGCACCTCAGACCTCACATATgcaagagcctcgtgcaccatGTAGAttgtaaaaatatattttcttattgtttaTTTTAACGTAAaatacacaaaagaaaaaatggctCTACTTCAATGCAAAGTTGgaacttattattttttatataaataaaaaataaataaaaaaattgagaacCGAACCTATCCGTTtttggaaaaaggaaaaagaatattaTGATTCTACATTCTAATTAACACACAAAAAAGGCAGCCAAATACTTGTCTGATCTAGTTTTAAGAACTATGCAAGAAACAGCTTTAGGAGAACTTGGGCAAAAATAGTGCTAATGGTGTTCCCTACTAAACTTTTGAAGCTCACCCAATCTAGACAACGTGAAGAGCATCCATGCTACAAGTTACATAAATAGCTGTCTAAGTGTGCCTAGCGATACATCTCTGTTTCTTATTAGACCAAGAAACTTTTGCGCCTCCAAACAAGAAGATATGTCTATAAGAGGATTTTCCGTCATCCCTATACACTTCGAAATCAGCATTGGAGTAACCATAAATTTCTAAATCACCTGTCTGGAAAGTCAACTTGAGGTGCACCGTTCCTTTAAGATATTTCAAGCTTCTTTTCACTATATACTAATGAGCAGGTTTatgattatcttttttttttttttttttcagctaaTGAAGGGTATCCAGGCTGAGAATTGTCATTGACTAAAAGCGTAGGGTGAAGGAGAGGAGATGGTGAGTATGTTCGTTGAGACTAGAGAGGAGATCAGCCAGGGTCCGAAGGGCGGTTGGCCTCCAGATCGAGGCAGACAGGCATTGATCACTAACTTTCTGAAACCTCAGGTAAGGGAGAAGGAGGGTGAATCCCTGCCTGAGCTTCCTAGGAATGAACCATTCTCGGCTGAGCAGGATGTGGCTGAGGAGGGTCTCCCAAAGGTTCCTGCTGGAGACGAAGGGAGACGCTCTTATTCTTCTGTGGTGGGGAGAGCTTTGCCAGATGTGGATAGTCTGGCAGACCCCATTCATGCAGGCACTGATACCAAGATAATAGTTCCTcaagatgcctatgaggaacGACTCCAGGGCTTCCGATTTGCCTTGATTGGCAGagcaaatttcaaattcatatctATGGATGACATCCGCAAGGAAGCGAGAGAAACCTGGAACCTCAAAGGCGGTGTGAAGATGGCTCCGATGGGGAAGGGttacatcctcttcaagtttGAAAAGGAAGGTGACATGGCAGCACTGTGGCGAAGGAGCCTTACAAGAGTTGCTGGACACGTTCTCTGATTCCAGCGATGGAAGCCTTACTTTGATGTGCATGCGAAGAATATCACTACTAAGCTCGTGTGGATCAGATTCCCCGATTTGCCTcttgaatattggcatgagaagatcCTACTCACTATGGCTAAGGCTGCTAGGAGACCTGTCGCGCTAGATAGATGTACTCGAGCGGCCTCCAAGGGATCTTTTGCTCGGGTCCAAGTGGAGATCGAAATGGGAGCAAGCAGGCAAGAGGAGATTCAAGTGGAGAGACGACAACCAGGAACGGGGGAaattttctggttcaaacagATTATTACCTATGAAGACGGCATGCTTAGGTGCGGACATTGTAAGAGGATGGGTTATAATGCGCAATCTTGCCGCCATCGGCAAGCACCAAATAGAGAGATGCAGCACCGTGAGGGACCCATAGATGGAGCGATGTTTGGTGAAGAAGAAGGTGGAAGACGGGATGAAGGCCGCTGGCAGGGAGGCGACGCAGTGGAGATGGTGAGTAATGCTGGAAGATTCTCCGCCCATCTAATGAACGGATCTCTTTCCTTATCAAGAGCGGCTATTCTAAGGAAGTCTACGCCTAATAGCATATATGGAAATCTTGAAATCGTCCTTCCCTTGGAAGACAATTCTGAGAAGGAAGGGAATTTGCCAAGTGGCAATGGGATCATTCCAAATCAACTTTTTGAAGGAAGTTCTAAGGAGCACTCGGTGGAAGATAACGGCTTTGAGGCTAGCTCACCACATGGGCAGTGCATTCCTCCACCTAGCGAGGTTGACCAGCAACTTGTTGACTGACTTATGGTGGACAATCCATTGGGCAGAACTAAATATGGATCCGACCCAGTGGACTCTGAATGCTCCTTGTCCGAACATGACTCTCTTTCTTTCAGGGAAGAGAGCAACCAGGAAGGCGCTGAGATTGAGGCTCCTAACACAGTGCAGTGAACATTGGCAGACGGGGAGGCCGCTGGAAGACTAGCACTGGCAGAAGAGGGCGCGACCATGAATGGGAGGGCCCTGATCATGTTGTTTCAGACTTGTCCTCATCACATATTGTGGGAGGAAGGGTGATAGTCCAACACCAAGAAGTGATAGCAATTGACAGTTTTCTTCGAGGTGTGGAAGATAACTCTAAGAGACCTGCACATGAAGGTGGAATGCTGGGGCAGACTTCAATGTATGGTCATCTGGATGCCACAAAGAAGTGATTTGATGAAGGTCCTCTTCTGGAATATTAGGGGCATCAAGAAGACGGTCGGAAGACGGGCCTTGAGAGAGTTGATTATTCAGAAGGATCCAGACCTTCTGTGTATCGCAGAACCGATTATAGGTACCTGTAACTTTcccaatttgttttttttaataaactgggCTTTTACGgtgattttattcataacaaTAGGCTCAGTAGAATTCCAAATCTATGGATCCTGTGGAGAAGAAATTTGAAGGTCCCTGTTTCTGTATCTGAGTCTGAGCAACATGTTACAATTGCTTTGGAATGGGGTCTGAGCCATATCCAGATTTCCTTTGTTCATGCAAGCAGCTTTAGGGCGGGGCGAAGACCTTTATGGCTGGATTTGGTGGCCGATACTCCTCAAACTCCGACTCCATGGACCGTTATTGGTGACTTCAATGCCTACCTTCAATCTCACGAGAAACGTGGCCCAGGAAATTTCAGTTTGGGGTCGGAAGCGgaatttggagccatggttgACGCATGTCTTTTGTCTCAGGTGCCCTCGATGGGCAGGAAATTCACCTGGACAAATAATCGCCGCCGAGGTAATGTCTGTGCTGTTCTGGATAGAGGAGTTTGTAACGAAGAGTGGATATCCTTTTTTCAGGACTATTCTCAACAGGTCCTTTCTCGGTTTGCCTTTGACCACTCCCCTCTGCTTATGGTCTCAAGTAGCAGCCAGCGCCCTCCAAATTGCCCCTTtcgatttaataattttttgacAGATCATGAGGACTTCGACAGGGTTGTAGTTGAATCCTGGGCTGAGTGGGTTCCAGGTTCCCCTATTTTATCCCTAATGTCTAAGCTTAAGCGGCTCAAAGGGGCGTTAAAAGGCTGGGCAAATCTGACCTTTCCCCATTTTGAAAGGGATCTCGACGAGGCAAAGAAAAATCTCACCCACGTGCAGGAGGAGATTGACAGTAATGGGATGTTGGATCAACTGTTCCGAATGGAGGCTGATGCTAAAATGGCTCTACTCAAGGCGCAAGATAACCATGAAAAGCTTTGGGCAGAAAAGGCGAGAATCAGGTGGATGACTTATGGGGACAAAAATTCTAAGTTTTTCCATCTATCTGCTAAAATGcgaagaaatagaaatactaTCCGATCCCTCAAAAAACAGGATGGGTCGATTGTGGAAGGGCAAACTAATTTGGGTGATTATATTGTGGAATTCTATGAGGGATTTCACAAAAATGCTCCTACTGTCGATCATCTCGAGCTTTTGGACAACATTCCGAGGGTCCTCCAACAAGTAGACATATTTCACCTAGACTCACTTCCTGGTAATGCAAAGATCATGAAGGCGGTCTGGGCGCTTGATCCTGAAAGCTCGCCTGGCCCAGACGGCTTCTCTGGAAAATTTTTCAGGAAGTGTTGGAGCATTGTGGAAAGTGATGTTTGTAATGCGGTGAAAGCCTTCTTCAGGACTAGTCGTATGCCTAAAGGTGTTAACAACAATTTCCTGATCCTGACACCTAATGTGAACGGAGCCGAGGCCCTAGACAAGTATCGGCCATTGTGTATGAGCAACTTTTTCTGCAAAATAATTTCTAAGGTGTTGGCTATGCGCTTAGAGAGATTTCTCCCCAGACTCATTTCAGAAGAACAGGGAGCTTTTCAGAAAGGGAAGCTGATCCATGACAACATTAGTGTGGCATCCGAGTTGGCGAACTTGATGTACTCTGCCACAAGAGGGGGTGGCCTTGGTCTAAAATTAGACATCAGAAAGGCATAAGACACGATTCTTGGTCTTTCCTCTTTAAGGTGATGGAAAAGTTTGGATTCTCAGAAAATTGGATCACATGGCTACATCAATTATTGGCTTAAACTAAGATATCTGTTCTTGTCAATGGAGGACCGCAGGGCTTCTTTGGCGTGGAGCGAGGATTGAGACAGGGAGACCCTATATCCCCCTTGCTTTTTATCATGGCGGAAGAGGTTCTATCTCGAGGCCTGACGAGATTGATCCACCAGAAAGATATTATGCCCATTTGTGGCCCTAAAGGCGTTGTAACCCCTGGGCACATTTTATTTGccgatgatatttttatcttctcaAATGCTTCATCCAGGTATGTGGCTAAccttaaaaattttcttatgaaatatcAGGAGTTCTCTGGTCAACACATCAGCTTCGAGAAAAGCAAGCTCTTCCTAGGAAAAATTGCTCCAGCTAGTAAGCAAGCCATCGTTGAGACTTTGGGCATCCCCATCTGCAGCTTTCCAACTTGATACCTCGGtgttgagatcttcaagggaagaatcACAAAGGAGGCATTGCTGCCTGTGTTGGATAAAGTAAAGGGGCGCCTTGCAGGATGGAAAGGTAAACTTCTGTCGATGGCGGGTAGGGTGGAGTTGGTTAGATCAGTCATCTCCGGCATTCCTAATCATAATTTTGCGATCTATTGGTGGCCCTCTGCTCTCCTTGTAACCATGGAAAGatggatgaagaacttcatctGGGTAGGGGAAGTGGATACCTCGAAACCAATTACAGTGAAGTGGGAGTCTGTTTGCAAACAGAAGAAAGAatggggtttaggtattagaAGACTCAGAGACACGAACATGGCAATGCTGTGTAAATTGGTATGGAGAATAAAGCATGAGAAATCTGCTGCCAATTCCTTTCTTAGAGCcaaatttatgaaaaaatatGGGTCATTTAATAAAGGTTGTCGGTCGTCGTCTATTGCTCTGGGCATCAGCAAGGTGTGGAAGACTGTGGAGGCAAACGAACGTTGGATTATTGGGAGAGGCGATCTAGCAAACTTCTGGAAAGACAAATGGTGGGGCCCTAGGTCTATTCTTGAGGAGATTCAGACTCCTgacctccctcccctcccctgcaACGCTAAGGTTAGCAATTTCATCAGGAATGGAGAATGGTCACTACCAGAGGTCCGCTCTAACTATCTCAGacaaattttccttgcaattaaAGAGGTGAAGATTCCCAGTGTCCAATTTGAGGACTTATGTATATGGCAGCTAGCTCCTCTTTATTCTTTTACTACCTCATCAACGTGGGAGGATATTAGAAGAGTTTCATCGGCAGTGCATTGGAACTCTTTGGTTTGGCATAAAAACCTCCCTCCAAGAATTGCTACCTTTGGATGGCGACTAGCTCATGAGAGACTCTCAACGGACGagcttataagaaaaaaaggaattttcctagccTCTAGATGTAGCCTCTGTGAGCAGAACGAAGAAAGTATGGAGcatattttcctttattgttcTTTCTCcagagatatttgggagaagttcACCTCTTGTTTCGCAATTCGATGGTCTGAACATGAGTCAGTTGATAGCTTATTTCactggtggaagaggaaatcaagaTCTATCAATTTAAAAAACTCTTGGATGATAGGGTTTACCATCATTGCTAATCAAatctggagggaaagaaatattagacggtatgaaggaaaaaagaggaatggGATCTACTCATTTCAATACATCTGCCAGGATCTTGCTCTATATGCAGGGACTTCTAAGGGTGAAGTGAAATCGATTCCTGATATTATGTGTTGCAGAAAACTGGGGCAGAAGATTGATAACCCAAAGATTGTGCCGCCACtggaagttcattggtgtaagccaccggatcagtggatcaaaattaatgttgaTGACAGTTCATTGGGAAACACGGGTCGTGTAGGAGCAGGGGGCATTGTCCGTGACAGTAATGGTCAGGTTTGTAAggctttcagtatttttttgggtgttaaaaaaatatatgaagctgaatttagTGCTGTCAAGGAAGCAATATTGGTTGCTATGAATATGAATGCAAGGGGCTTGTGGATCGAGTCTGACTCCGCAGCTGCAGTGGCTGCCACTCAGAAGATGCATATCCCTTGGTTTGTTTTACAAAAATGGCGGTTTGCTCTCCCATTCCTTCAGCCCATTACATGGAAGATTACCCACTGCTTCCGTGAGGTGAACATTGTGGCAGATTTTTTGGCAAAGAAGGTAGCAAAATCGGGAGCCTCTGACTACTCCACCACTTTTCCCAGTCATGTATTAGATGATTTAGTAAATGACGCCTCGGGTAGGCATAGTTTTCGTTTCTGCTAGGCTCTCGCTTGTACactctgttgatggccatgccgaaggtggagtttgcaagtgGCTGTAGTGGTTGCGAGCCTgcttgaatttcttttcttctttggatgtatttttccccttaaataaaatcatcctttagcaaaaaaaaaaaaaaaaaaaaaaagagcaggtTTATGGTTGTTTTGTTATCTACTAACAAGACCTACCAGGAATGCCAAATCCGATCTTGTACACAATATGGCATATATTAAGCTTCCTATTACCAAGCTTATGCGTTACAATCCTACATGCCAAACCTTTTGAGTATTGATGCAGGTACTTTTTTGGACTCGGTGAtaaccttttatttttcttgtctcTAGCAATTTGAATATCAGGGATGTAGGCTACTTAGCCCATATTCTTCATCTCAAAGTTGGCACTTAAATCGGATTTAGTCTGAGTCATCATTTTCATGTCATTTCCCACGATAagtatatcatccacatataggGATAATATTGTAAACCCTACCCCTAATCTTTATGAAAAACACAATTATCTAATTTATTAGATATATACCCGAGTTTGAGACCAATGCTATGGAATTTCAAATACCATTGCTTAGAAGATTGTTTCAATCCGTTTAACATTTCTTCAATTTATATATTTCGTTCTACTATCCCAGTACCTCAAAACTTCTTAGGCTGTCGCATGTAGATCGTTTCCTTCAACTCACCATTTAAGATTGTTGTCTTTACATCTAACTATAATAACTCCATATCGCACGTGTTGTACCTGTGTTGAAGAGAAGTTGAATGTTGATATCTGATTGAATGACAACTTTTCCTTGATCTTCCTTAACATTTCCTTGTTCGTCTTGTATTCTTCAAAAACCTTGATCAACATTAGGTCCATGTGAAAGAGTAAAATAGA is a genomic window of Macadamia integrifolia cultivar HAES 741 chromosome 13, SCU_Mint_v3, whole genome shotgun sequence containing:
- the LOC122059046 gene encoding uncharacterized protein LOC122059046, which gives rise to MVDNPLGRTKYGSDPVDSECSLSEHDSLSFREESNQEGAEIEAPNTVQLSRIPNLWILWRRNLKVPVSVSESEQHVTIALEWGLSHIQISFVHASSFRAGRRPLWLDLVADTPQTPTPWTVIGDFNAYLQSHEKRGPGNFSLGSEAEFGAMVDACLLSQVPSMGRKFTWTNNRRRGNVCAVLDRGVCNEEWISFFQDYSQQVLSRFAFDHSPLLMVSSSSQRPPNCPFRFNNFLTDHEDFDRVVVESWAEWVPGSPILSLMSKLKRLKGALKGWANLTFPHFERDLDEAKKNLTHVQEEIDSNGMLDQLFRMEADAKMALLKAQDNHEKLWAEKARIRWMTYGDKNSKFFHLSAKMRRNRNTIRSLKKQDGSIVEGQTNLGDYIVEFYEGFHKNAPTVDHLELLDNIPRVLQQVDIFHLDSLPGNAKIMKAVWALDPESSPGPDGFSGKFFRKCWSIVESDVCNAVKAFFRTSRMPKGVNNNFLILTPNVNGAEALDKYRPLCMSNFFCKIISKVLAMRLERFLPRLISEEQGAFQKGKLIHDNISVASELANLMYSATRGGGLGLKLDIRKA